Proteins encoded within one genomic window of Sphaerotilus montanus:
- a CDS encoding glycosyltransferase family 4 protein: protein MRPQVKRIVAWHPVLTDHQAYTYQELSRQSGLPVVVQVAKLQDETRRAQGWTDTRVTGVGRQLIPCDGFLNYGLRYLFSNRRQIHIFGSAFENWRMMIILWVASLLRVEFYIVSEPYSKVEFGYLGDGSSFSGRAKAFLRPVLYKIYSRVLCKGISGLFAISRVAIDQYKLSGIPAKKIFPFGYFVPSEPAGEENYSVSLVEERGSLNIVFIGSLIKIKGIPTLLAGVRRAAGSGASVRLDVYGPGDASQFDFDGDHVRYRGKIPFGKAQSYLTGYDILVLPSYYDGWGVVVNEALCAGVPVLCSDQVGARVLVETFGAGQVFPRGNEQALAEQLIALAANPAKLQAMKSACPAAADAIQPARAAAYMLQVLSAEPAARAAIPSPWYRTA from the coding sequence ATGAGGCCGCAGGTCAAAAGAATTGTTGCCTGGCATCCTGTTCTGACAGATCACCAAGCTTATACATACCAGGAGTTGTCGCGCCAGAGCGGCTTGCCGGTGGTAGTCCAAGTGGCAAAGCTTCAGGACGAGACCCGTCGAGCTCAAGGCTGGACTGATACTCGTGTGACTGGTGTCGGGCGTCAACTGATACCGTGCGATGGCTTTTTGAATTATGGGTTGAGGTATTTGTTTTCGAATAGACGGCAAATTCATATATTTGGTAGTGCGTTTGAGAATTGGAGAATGATGATAATTCTCTGGGTCGCATCGTTGCTGCGGGTTGAATTCTATATTGTTTCTGAGCCATACTCCAAGGTTGAGTTTGGCTATCTTGGGGATGGGTCGTCATTTTCCGGGAGGGCGAAGGCATTTCTGAGGCCTGTTCTTTATAAAATATATTCTAGGGTTCTTTGTAAAGGCATTTCTGGTTTGTTTGCTATATCAAGGGTGGCAATAGATCAGTATAAATTATCTGGTATTCCGGCTAAAAAAATATTCCCTTTTGGATATTTTGTACCCAGTGAGCCGGCTGGTGAGGAGAATTATTCTGTGTCCCTCGTTGAAGAGCGGGGCTCTCTGAATATTGTATTTATTGGAAGTTTGATAAAAATCAAAGGTATTCCGACGCTCTTGGCTGGGGTCCGTAGAGCTGCTGGCTCCGGTGCCTCTGTGAGGCTTGATGTCTATGGCCCGGGTGATGCTTCACAATTTGATTTTGATGGCGATCATGTGCGTTATCGCGGAAAAATACCTTTCGGTAAGGCTCAGAGCTATTTGACTGGGTATGACATTTTGGTGCTGCCCAGTTACTACGACGGCTGGGGTGTCGTAGTCAACGAGGCGCTGTGTGCCGGCGTGCCGGTGCTCTGCAGCGATCAGGTCGGCGCCCGCGTGCTGGTCGAGACCTTTGGGGCTGGACAGGTCTTTCCGCGTGGTAATGAGCAGGCGCTGGCCGAGCAGCTCATTGCGTTGGCGGCCAATCCGGCCAAATTGCAGGCCATGAAGTCGGCCTGTCCCGCCGCTGCCGATGCCATCCAGCCGGCGCGGGCCGCGGCCTACATGCTGCAGGTGCTGTCGGCCGAGCCGGCCGCGCGCGCCGCCATTCCTTCTCCTTGGTACCGGACTGCCTGA
- a CDS encoding glycosyltransferase, whose translation MSGRPFCHDRPVVLVVCNALDDVTRMERRISTDSPAASRKVFLMAQALRLAGVRPVVLSLGRGRADGSGDSFSAKVCRVGGVLTIYAPFSHRRGVSELLSLFGLLKPLRRLARHPQRAVIFYNRIPAYLPLLRAASRLGYRSFLDLEDGEVITGQSLKDRLARIVPTQFDRHCRNGALLACSALEAMTTVRPIHCYYGTAVGDVDVPRWQSSSITCLMSGTLAPDTGAPLLLEAIRRLRARQPGWAAGLSFEVTGKGESLAEFERLAVESSRPLVRVHGRTSDARYLEILRSCEIGLALKPVGGTLADTTFPSKVIEFAGSGLLVLSTDISDVRRLLGDGVRYLQRNDPELLIERLAEIASDREAAERCARQGRLTAERYCAPQRAGEDLRQFLFGRSV comes from the coding sequence ATGAGCGGTCGTCCGTTCTGTCATGACCGCCCAGTGGTGCTCGTGGTGTGTAACGCGCTGGATGATGTCACCCGGATGGAGCGGCGCATCAGCACCGACAGCCCTGCGGCTTCGCGTAAGGTATTCCTGATGGCTCAAGCCCTGAGGCTGGCCGGTGTACGTCCGGTCGTGCTGAGCCTGGGCCGCGGCCGTGCGGACGGTTCGGGTGACTCCTTCTCAGCGAAGGTCTGCCGCGTTGGCGGCGTGCTGACGATCTATGCCCCCTTTTCTCATCGGCGTGGTGTCTCGGAGTTGCTGTCCCTGTTCGGGTTACTGAAACCATTGCGGCGCTTGGCGCGTCATCCACAGCGGGCTGTGATCTTCTACAACCGCATTCCTGCCTATCTGCCGCTGCTGCGCGCTGCCTCGCGCCTAGGCTACCGCAGCTTTCTCGATCTGGAGGACGGTGAAGTCATCACTGGCCAGTCGCTGAAGGACCGTTTGGCCCGAATCGTGCCTACTCAGTTCGATCGCCACTGCCGTAACGGGGCACTGCTGGCGTGTAGCGCGCTGGAGGCGATGACCACGGTGCGACCTATTCACTGCTATTACGGCACCGCGGTGGGGGATGTCGATGTGCCGCGCTGGCAGTCTTCCAGCATCACCTGCCTGATGTCGGGTACGCTGGCGCCGGATACCGGCGCTCCGCTACTGCTCGAGGCGATCCGGCGCTTGCGCGCGCGTCAACCGGGCTGGGCTGCTGGGCTGAGCTTCGAGGTCACCGGCAAGGGCGAGAGCCTAGCCGAGTTCGAGCGGCTGGCGGTCGAGTCTAGTCGGCCACTGGTGCGCGTTCATGGCCGCACGTCCGATGCTCGTTACCTTGAAATCTTGCGTAGCTGCGAGATAGGGCTAGCGCTCAAGCCGGTCGGAGGTACCCTTGCTGACACTACTTTTCCGTCGAAGGTCATCGAGTTTGCTGGTTCCGGACTGCTGGTGCTGTCGACTGACATCAGCGACGTGCGTCGGTTGCTCGGTGATGGTGTTCGCTATCTCCAGCGCAACGATCCGGAACTGCTGATCGAGCGGCTTGCAGAGATCGCTAGCGATCGCGAGGCCGCCGAACGCTGTGCTCGCCAAGGCCGCCTGACAGCTGAGCGCTACTGTGCGCCGCAGCGCGCGGGCGAGGACTTGCGCCAGTTTCTCTTCGGGAGGTCGGTATGA
- a CDS encoding acyltransferase: protein MRASLLLANPIYDVIRHFLNFFLCWLPPSRLFALRRWLLRRAGVDLADDVCFCGGGWIYGPGQLRIGEGSWLSPACIFYTHHQAAIHIGQRCDVGPGVEFIPGGHCIGTAWRRAGQGTALPIDIGDGCWIGARSVILGGVRIGAGSVIAAGSVVTRDVPDNMLVAGVPACIKRELGE from the coding sequence GTGCGCGCATCTCTTCTGCTAGCTAATCCAATCTACGACGTGATCAGGCATTTCCTCAACTTTTTCCTGTGCTGGTTGCCACCCTCCCGCTTGTTTGCGCTGCGGCGCTGGCTGCTGCGCCGTGCCGGGGTCGATCTGGCCGACGATGTCTGCTTCTGCGGTGGCGGCTGGATCTACGGTCCCGGGCAGCTTCGCATTGGCGAGGGTAGCTGGCTCAGCCCTGCATGTATCTTTTACACCCATCACCAAGCTGCCATTCACATCGGTCAGCGATGTGATGTCGGCCCTGGCGTTGAGTTCATTCCAGGTGGACACTGCATTGGTACCGCTTGGCGCCGTGCCGGCCAAGGTACGGCGCTGCCGATCGACATCGGTGATGGCTGCTGGATTGGTGCGCGCTCCGTCATCTTGGGGGGCGTGCGTATCGGCGCCGGCAGCGTGATTGCGGCTGGCAGCGTGGTCACCCGCGATGTGCCGGACAACATGCTAGTCGCTGGTGTGCCAGCTTGCATCAAGCGGGAGCTTGGCGAATGA
- a CDS encoding glycosyltransferase, with amino-acid sequence MEITATWRDMEVPLLSIVCTTYNHARYVEEALHGFLMQETDFPFEIILHDDVSTDGTQAIISAYAERYPRIIRTVLQTVNQYSQGRTSAVVAFGYCRGRYIAFCEGDDYWTDPRKLQLQVDVMMVNPAVTLTFHDCLLRHEVRGDSTNERACLLEKIVFTLEDIVQRDWFIPSQSMVFRADALPLPEWLHRVFGLDWAMHLLLAEQGEVHFLDRLMGVYRINGASISASRPPGFFQVKHIQTLSYFNVYTEFKHDRIIARRLDRERELLYLAYLNGRPAYIRLCSVDYYRFKFRNLLHRWRRRTKPQVEP; translated from the coding sequence GTGGAAATCACCGCTACATGGCGTGACATGGAGGTGCCGTTGCTCAGCATCGTGTGCACCACCTACAACCATGCTCGCTACGTCGAGGAAGCTCTGCACGGTTTCCTGATGCAGGAAACTGACTTCCCCTTCGAGATCATCCTTCACGACGATGTCTCAACCGACGGGACCCAGGCGATCATCTCGGCCTACGCCGAGCGTTATCCGCGGATCATCCGGACTGTTCTGCAGACGGTCAACCAGTACTCGCAGGGACGCACGTCCGCTGTGGTTGCCTTCGGCTACTGCCGCGGGCGCTACATCGCCTTCTGCGAGGGCGACGATTACTGGACTGATCCGCGCAAGCTCCAATTGCAAGTCGATGTGATGATGGTGAATCCTGCAGTCACGCTGACATTTCACGATTGCCTGTTGCGACATGAGGTGCGAGGAGACAGTACCAATGAGCGGGCCTGCCTGCTCGAAAAAATCGTATTCACGCTGGAGGACATCGTCCAGCGCGACTGGTTCATCCCGTCGCAGAGCATGGTGTTTCGCGCGGATGCTCTGCCCCTGCCTGAATGGTTGCATCGCGTCTTTGGCCTGGATTGGGCCATGCACTTGCTCCTCGCCGAACAGGGCGAGGTCCACTTTCTCGATCGTCTCATGGGGGTCTACCGCATCAATGGCGCGTCCATCTCCGCAAGTCGGCCCCCTGGCTTTTTTCAAGTCAAGCACATCCAGACTCTTAGCTACTTCAACGTCTATACCGAGTTTAAGCATGATCGCATCATTGCTCGACGACTAGATCGCGAGCGTGAACTCCTCTACCTCGCCTACCTGAATGGCCGGCCTGCCTATATCCGCTTGTGCTCTGTCGATTACTACCGCTTCAAGTTCCGTAACCTCCTGCACCGCTGGCGTCGCCGGACGAAACCACAAGTCGAACCATGA
- a CDS encoding lipopolysaccharide biosynthesis protein: protein MSFRKNIAASYASQIYVTLISIAMMPIYRGLLGSEPYGLVGFFAMIQAWFMLLDLGLTPTLAREAARYRGGALSAHDFSCLLRALEWFFVGVAVIGAALLWVAAGPIAGSWLRLTQIPVDEVRRALQIMALIVALRWVSGLYRSLVNGTEALVWLASFTSGFATLRFVGVLLALKMIDASIQVFFTYQLVVAVLELIFLRRHAISLAPPRPSVRDPWPEVWRVARPLLKLSLSIALTASIWIVVTQIDKLVLSKMLNLADYGDFTLAVLVAGAVSVLSGPVSSVVMPRMARLEAECDLAGLELVYRRSTQGVVAVACAAGATLAVSAQALLRSWSGDAVLAERAAPILALYAIGNSLLAVSAFPYYLQYAKGTMRMHLLGNLFFLVLLLPAMVFASMNFGGVGAGWVWLGINLLYLLFWIPLTHRKIWQGIHARWMLRDVLAVAVPVAATAYGLSQVGIHYPVRWLEFVAVGLQFVLTASVGLACTSAGRQWLMMRARRLFGRRRAGESLVGDGP, encoded by the coding sequence ATGAGTTTTCGCAAGAATATCGCTGCGTCCTACGCCAGCCAGATCTACGTGACCCTCATTAGCATCGCGATGATGCCGATCTACCGGGGCTTGCTCGGTTCGGAGCCCTACGGGCTGGTCGGATTCTTCGCGATGATTCAAGCTTGGTTCATGTTGCTTGATCTCGGCTTGACACCCACGCTGGCTCGCGAAGCGGCCCGCTATCGGGGGGGGGCACTGTCAGCGCATGACTTCAGCTGTCTGCTCCGGGCGCTGGAGTGGTTCTTTGTTGGTGTGGCGGTGATTGGGGCGGCGCTCTTGTGGGTGGCTGCAGGGCCGATCGCTGGTTCGTGGCTCCGTTTGACGCAGATCCCCGTGGACGAGGTCCGCAGAGCTCTGCAGATCATGGCACTGATCGTAGCGCTTCGCTGGGTTAGCGGACTGTATCGCAGCCTTGTTAACGGCACCGAGGCGCTGGTCTGGTTGGCGTCCTTCACGAGTGGCTTCGCGACCTTGCGCTTCGTCGGGGTTCTTCTGGCGCTCAAGATGATCGATGCCTCCATCCAAGTGTTTTTCACTTATCAGTTGGTGGTGGCGGTCTTGGAGTTGATTTTCTTGCGGCGGCATGCCATTTCGCTGGCTCCGCCTCGTCCATCGGTGCGGGATCCCTGGCCTGAGGTCTGGCGGGTAGCTCGTCCCTTGCTGAAGCTATCCTTGTCGATCGCTTTGACGGCGTCCATCTGGATCGTGGTCACCCAGATCGACAAGTTGGTGCTATCGAAGATGCTGAACCTAGCGGACTACGGTGACTTTACGCTCGCAGTGCTGGTGGCTGGGGCCGTGTCCGTGCTGAGCGGGCCTGTGAGTTCCGTTGTTATGCCCCGCATGGCTCGCTTGGAAGCAGAATGTGACTTGGCTGGGCTGGAGTTGGTGTACCGGCGGTCTACGCAAGGCGTAGTTGCTGTTGCCTGCGCAGCCGGCGCGACCTTGGCAGTGTCCGCTCAGGCCCTTCTGCGCTCTTGGTCCGGCGATGCGGTGCTGGCTGAGCGTGCTGCACCGATCTTGGCCTTGTATGCGATTGGCAATAGCTTGCTGGCAGTGTCCGCTTTCCCCTACTACCTGCAGTACGCCAAGGGAACGATGCGCATGCATCTGTTGGGCAATCTCTTTTTTCTGGTGCTCCTTTTGCCTGCGATGGTGTTTGCGTCCATGAATTTCGGCGGCGTGGGCGCTGGGTGGGTCTGGCTCGGGATCAACCTCTTATACCTGCTGTTTTGGATTCCGCTGACGCACCGTAAGATTTGGCAGGGGATACATGCCCGTTGGATGCTGCGGGATGTGCTGGCTGTGGCAGTACCGGTTGCAGCCACCGCCTACGGTTTGAGCCAAGTCGGGATTCATTACCCGGTGCGCTGGCTGGAGTTTGTCGCCGTCGGTTTGCAGTTCGTGTTGACGGCCTCGGTGGGGCTGGCATGCACCTCGGCAGGGCGCCAGTGGTTGATGATGCGCGCCAGACGGTTGTTCGGGCGGCGGCGTGCAGGAGAGTCGCTTGTGGGAGATGGACCGTGA
- a CDS encoding acyltransferase, which produces MAWLTSEKIASMGFAEVGKEVYLSDKASFHNCAAIRLGTRVRIDDFCILSAGAGGIYIGSHVHVAVFSSLIGAGEIRLDDFSNISSRVAIYSSTDDFTGEAMTNPMVPARFTNVTSAPVHIGRHVVIGTGSVVLPGCVLAEGVAVGALSMVNRSCEAFGIYAGVPARLKRPRSNHLLELEQRFASDIGAR; this is translated from the coding sequence ATGGCTTGGCTCACGTCCGAAAAGATTGCTTCAATGGGGTTTGCCGAGGTTGGTAAAGAAGTCTACCTGTCTGACAAAGCATCTTTCCATAACTGTGCGGCCATTCGTCTAGGCACCCGTGTACGCATCGACGACTTTTGTATTTTATCCGCAGGTGCTGGAGGCATCTATATTGGCAGTCATGTGCATGTGGCTGTGTTTTCGAGTCTGATTGGCGCTGGAGAAATTCGTCTGGATGATTTCTCTAACATCTCCTCGCGGGTTGCGATTTATAGCAGCACTGATGACTTCACTGGTGAGGCGATGACCAATCCCATGGTGCCAGCGCGCTTCACGAACGTTACCAGCGCACCGGTACACATCGGTCGCCACGTTGTCATTGGCACAGGATCGGTCGTGCTGCCCGGTTGCGTTCTCGCGGAAGGTGTCGCGGTGGGGGCGCTCAGCATGGTCAATCGTTCCTGTGAGGCATTTGGGATCTATGCGGGCGTACCTGCCCGTCTCAAGCGCCCACGCAGCAATCACCTGCTTGAGTTAGAGCAGCGTTTCGCAAGCGACATCGGCGCCCGCTGA